In Apium graveolens cultivar Ventura unplaced genomic scaffold, ASM990537v1 ctg2686, whole genome shotgun sequence, one genomic interval encodes:
- the LOC141700666 gene encoding uncharacterized protein LOC141700666 has protein sequence MCFGKREATSHMQFDRRHCKLFIIYFYRIIINFDYLVNFAGLEVMLMETLTYLVKETFSVNYKVWVYNHVASTQGRYWRLEKDLGLFIQYRIGLDDEHIVKGILHNVLGDYKVKSRSIGVAEVKAFALVLLQGCLMCLGK, from the exons ATGTGCTTTGGAAAGAGAGAAGCAACATCGCACATGCAATTTGATCGAAGACATTGTAAATTATTCATTatatatttttatagaattataattaACTTTGACTATTTGGTAAATTTTGCAGGATTAGAAGTGATGTTGATGGAGACTTTAACGTATTTGGTGAAAGAGACGTTTTCAGTAAATTATAAG GTTTGGGTGTATAACCATGTTGCTAGTACACAAGGGAGGTATTGGCGTCTCGAAAAGGATCTTG GATTGTTTATACAATATAGAATAGGGCTAGATGATGAACACATCGTAAAGGGGATACTACACAATGTTCTTGGAGATTATAAAGTGAAGTCAAGGTCTATTGGGGTTGCAGAGGTCAAG GCTTTTGCTCTAGTCCTTCTACAAGGTTGTTTGATGTGCTTGGGAAAGTGA